In one Myotis daubentonii chromosome 1, mMyoDau2.1, whole genome shotgun sequence genomic region, the following are encoded:
- the LOC132218187 gene encoding cytochrome c oxidase assembly protein COX18, mitochondrial isoform X2, which produces MRAGSPELYLPLVGEARLSGSALAPMLGRLGGRWLRPPPVLQPGARGPHFAPAATGGARRAALPAWAVASVSAVDPGDAGGWYEALAASAPVQGAEEMLLAAHGVTGLPWWGSILFTTVALRGAVTLPLAAYQHYILAKVENLQPEIQNIAQHLNHEVAVRAKQLGWSKRVARFTYLKNMQRLVSELYIRDNCHPFKATVLVWIQLPMWIFMSVALRNFSTGATHSEGFSVQEQLATGGVLWFPDLTALDSTWILPICIGAINLIIVEIVALQKIRMSRFQTGVTYFVRGISVLMIPIAATVPSSLVLYWLCSSFMGLSQNLLLRSPRFRQFCRIPLTKGDSDTPYKDLFAAFYAKYISRK; this is translated from the exons ATGCGCGCGGGGTCGCCGGAACTGTACCTGCCGCTCGTCGGTGAAGCCCGCCTTTCGGGCTCAGCCCTGGCACCCATGCTGGGCCGGCTGGGCGGGAGGTGGCTGCGGCCGCCGCCGGTCCTGCAgcccggggcccggggcccgCACTTTGCTCCGGCCGCAACAGGCGGTGCCAGGCGCGCGGCTCTGCCCGCGTGGGCGGTGGCCTCCGTGTCTGCAGTTGACCCGGGCGACGCGGGCGGCTGGTACGAGGCGCTGGCCGCTTCGGCGCCGGTGCAAGGCGCGGAGGAGATGCTGCTCGCGGCGCACGGCGTCACGGGCCTGCCCTGGTGGGGCAGCATCCTCTTCACCACCGTGGCCCTGCGCGGCGCCGTCACGCTGCCCCTGGCGGCCTACCAGCACTACATCCTGGCCAAG GTGGAAAATTTGCAAccagaaatacaaaatattgcACAACACCTTAACCATGAAGTTGCAGTTCGTGCAAAACAGTTGGGGTGGTCCAAAAGAGTTGCCAG GTTCACTTATCTAAAGAATATGCAGAGGCTTGTTTCAGAGCTGTACATTCGGGATAATTGCCACCCTTTCAAAGCCACAGTGTTGGTCTGGATTCAGCTTCCAATGTGGATCTTTATGTCTGTCGCTCTGCGGAATTTTAGCACAGGAGCAACACATTCAGAAG GTTTTTCTGTCCAGGAGCAGTTAGCGACAGGTGGGGTCCTGTGGTTTCCTGACCTTACTGCACTGGATTCCACTTGGATTCTGCCTATCTGCATTGGTGCCATCAATTTAATAATAGTAGAG ATTGTTGCTCTACAAAAAATTAGAATGTCTCGTTTTCAGACGGGTGTTACCTACTTTGTTCGGGGAATATCAGTGTTGATGATTCCAATTGCTGCGACAGTACCTTCG tcaCTTGTTCTCTACTGGTTATGCTCCAGCTTCATGGGCCTTTCACAGAACTTGCTGCTGCGTTCTCCTAGGTTTCGCCAATTTTGCCGTATACCGTTGACCAAGGGAGATTCAGACACTCCTTATAAGGACCTCTTTGCTGCTTTCTACGCCAAGTACATTTCAAGGAAATGA
- the LOC132218187 gene encoding cytochrome c oxidase assembly protein COX18, mitochondrial isoform X1 — protein MRAGSPELYLPLVGEARLSGSALAPMLGRLGGRWLRPPPVLQPGARGPHFAPAATGGARRAALPAWAVASVSAVDPGDAGGWYEALAASAPVQGAEEMLLAAHGVTGLPWWGSILFTTVALRGAVTLPLAAYQHYILAKVENLQPEIQNIAQHLNHEVAVRAKQLGWSKRVARFTYLKNMQRLVSELYIRDNCHPFKATVLVWIQLPMWIFMSVALRNFSTGATHSEAGFSVQEQLATGGVLWFPDLTALDSTWILPICIGAINLIIVEIVALQKIRMSRFQTGVTYFVRGISVLMIPIAATVPSSLVLYWLCSSFMGLSQNLLLRSPRFRQFCRIPLTKGDSDTPYKDLFAAFYAKYISRK, from the exons ATGCGCGCGGGGTCGCCGGAACTGTACCTGCCGCTCGTCGGTGAAGCCCGCCTTTCGGGCTCAGCCCTGGCACCCATGCTGGGCCGGCTGGGCGGGAGGTGGCTGCGGCCGCCGCCGGTCCTGCAgcccggggcccggggcccgCACTTTGCTCCGGCCGCAACAGGCGGTGCCAGGCGCGCGGCTCTGCCCGCGTGGGCGGTGGCCTCCGTGTCTGCAGTTGACCCGGGCGACGCGGGCGGCTGGTACGAGGCGCTGGCCGCTTCGGCGCCGGTGCAAGGCGCGGAGGAGATGCTGCTCGCGGCGCACGGCGTCACGGGCCTGCCCTGGTGGGGCAGCATCCTCTTCACCACCGTGGCCCTGCGCGGCGCCGTCACGCTGCCCCTGGCGGCCTACCAGCACTACATCCTGGCCAAG GTGGAAAATTTGCAAccagaaatacaaaatattgcACAACACCTTAACCATGAAGTTGCAGTTCGTGCAAAACAGTTGGGGTGGTCCAAAAGAGTTGCCAG GTTCACTTATCTAAAGAATATGCAGAGGCTTGTTTCAGAGCTGTACATTCGGGATAATTGCCACCCTTTCAAAGCCACAGTGTTGGTCTGGATTCAGCTTCCAATGTGGATCTTTATGTCTGTCGCTCTGCGGAATTTTAGCACAGGAGCAACACATTCAGAAG cAGGTTTTTCTGTCCAGGAGCAGTTAGCGACAGGTGGGGTCCTGTGGTTTCCTGACCTTACTGCACTGGATTCCACTTGGATTCTGCCTATCTGCATTGGTGCCATCAATTTAATAATAGTAGAG ATTGTTGCTCTACAAAAAATTAGAATGTCTCGTTTTCAGACGGGTGTTACCTACTTTGTTCGGGGAATATCAGTGTTGATGATTCCAATTGCTGCGACAGTACCTTCG tcaCTTGTTCTCTACTGGTTATGCTCCAGCTTCATGGGCCTTTCACAGAACTTGCTGCTGCGTTCTCCTAGGTTTCGCCAATTTTGCCGTATACCGTTGACCAAGGGAGATTCAGACACTCCTTATAAGGACCTCTTTGCTGCTTTCTACGCCAAGTACATTTCAAGGAAATGA
- the LOC132218187 gene encoding cytochrome c oxidase assembly protein COX18, mitochondrial isoform X3, with protein MRAGSPELYLPLVGEARLSGSALAPMLGRLGGRWLRPPPVLQPGARGPHFAPAATGGARRAALPAWAVASVSAVDPGDAGGWYEALAASAPVQGAEEMLLAAHGVTGLPWWGSILFTTVALRGAVTLPLAAYQHYILAKVENLQPEIQNIAQHLNHEVAVRAKQLGWSKRVARFTYLKNMQRLVSELYIRDNCHPFKATVLVWIQLPMWIFMSVALRNFSTGATHSEAGFSVQEQLATGGVLWFPDLTALDSTWILPICIGAINLIIVEIVALQKIRMSRFQTGVTYFVRGISVLMIPIAATVPSKNPQTDNMGAFRP; from the exons ATGCGCGCGGGGTCGCCGGAACTGTACCTGCCGCTCGTCGGTGAAGCCCGCCTTTCGGGCTCAGCCCTGGCACCCATGCTGGGCCGGCTGGGCGGGAGGTGGCTGCGGCCGCCGCCGGTCCTGCAgcccggggcccggggcccgCACTTTGCTCCGGCCGCAACAGGCGGTGCCAGGCGCGCGGCTCTGCCCGCGTGGGCGGTGGCCTCCGTGTCTGCAGTTGACCCGGGCGACGCGGGCGGCTGGTACGAGGCGCTGGCCGCTTCGGCGCCGGTGCAAGGCGCGGAGGAGATGCTGCTCGCGGCGCACGGCGTCACGGGCCTGCCCTGGTGGGGCAGCATCCTCTTCACCACCGTGGCCCTGCGCGGCGCCGTCACGCTGCCCCTGGCGGCCTACCAGCACTACATCCTGGCCAAG GTGGAAAATTTGCAAccagaaatacaaaatattgcACAACACCTTAACCATGAAGTTGCAGTTCGTGCAAAACAGTTGGGGTGGTCCAAAAGAGTTGCCAG GTTCACTTATCTAAAGAATATGCAGAGGCTTGTTTCAGAGCTGTACATTCGGGATAATTGCCACCCTTTCAAAGCCACAGTGTTGGTCTGGATTCAGCTTCCAATGTGGATCTTTATGTCTGTCGCTCTGCGGAATTTTAGCACAGGAGCAACACATTCAGAAG cAGGTTTTTCTGTCCAGGAGCAGTTAGCGACAGGTGGGGTCCTGTGGTTTCCTGACCTTACTGCACTGGATTCCACTTGGATTCTGCCTATCTGCATTGGTGCCATCAATTTAATAATAGTAGAG ATTGTTGCTCTACAAAAAATTAGAATGTCTCGTTTTCAGACGGGTGTTACCTACTTTGTTCGGGGAATATCAGTGTTGATGATTCCAATTGCTGCGACAGTACCTTCG